The following are encoded in a window of Lichenicola cladoniae genomic DNA:
- the copM gene encoding CopM family metallochaperone, translated as MPHPLRLAAALSLMCGMMVPATFAADLPAPGGMAMTAPHPDSAADHAMEAGMARMQHDMQTAPTTGNADHDFVAMMTPHHSGAIDMAKVELRYGKDPELRRLAHEIIGAQEREIAQMNAWAAAHPGPVRATK; from the coding sequence ATGCCGCATCCGCTTCGCCTCGCAGCCGCCCTCTCGTTGATGTGCGGAATGATGGTCCCGGCCACGTTCGCCGCCGACCTGCCGGCACCGGGCGGCATGGCGATGACGGCTCCGCACCCGGACAGCGCAGCCGACCATGCCATGGAGGCGGGAATGGCCCGGATGCAGCACGACATGCAGACCGCGCCGACGACCGGTAATGCCGACCATGATTTCGTTGCCATGATGACGCCGCACCATTCCGGCGCGATCGACATGGCGAAGGTGGAACTGCGCTACGGCAAGGATCCGGAATTGCGCCGCCTGGCGCACGAGATCATCGGCGCGCAGGAGCGCGAGATCGCGCAGATGAACGCCTGGGCCGCCGCCCATCCGGGCCCGGTTCGGGCGACGAAGTGA
- a CDS encoding FAD-binding oxidoreductase — MHTQAGLQLDRRPLPPELWSALQARFGDRLTRTAAELDRHGHEESWHPGVPPDAVVFAESTAEVAELMRLCAQHRVPVVPFGAGTSLEGHVAAMAGGISLDLSRMTRIIDVRPEDGDCSIEAGVTREQLNTHLRDVGLFFSVDPGAPATIGGMAATRASGTNAVRYGTIRDVVLSLVAVMADGRVVRTGGRARKSAAGYDLTRLLIGSEGTLGIITELTVRLFPIPESIASAVCTFPSVQAAVECVIGLIQLAVPLARIEFLDAAAIDAVNRYSSLDNALAPTLFLEFHGSEAEVAAQVATVRDAIASHGAGELHWATRAEDRARLWKARHEALWAVNATRPGSRSWTTDVCVPISRLAECIVDTTADMQELPFRGAIVGHVGDGNFHCLLPLDPTSDAELEAAARFNDRLVRRALAMEGTCTGEHGIGHGKLGFMALEHGEGLAVMRAVKHALDPDGILNPGKVLPAG; from the coding sequence ATGCACACGCAGGCGGGCCTGCAACTCGACCGGCGACCACTGCCGCCGGAGCTGTGGTCGGCGCTGCAGGCCCGGTTCGGCGACCGGCTGACCCGGACCGCCGCGGAACTGGATCGGCACGGGCACGAGGAAAGCTGGCATCCGGGAGTGCCGCCCGACGCGGTCGTGTTCGCCGAGAGCACCGCCGAAGTCGCCGAGCTCATGCGGCTGTGCGCGCAGCATCGCGTGCCGGTGGTGCCGTTCGGCGCCGGCACGTCGCTCGAGGGCCATGTCGCCGCGATGGCAGGCGGCATCAGCCTCGACCTGTCGCGCATGACCCGGATCATCGACGTGCGTCCCGAGGATGGCGACTGCAGCATCGAGGCCGGCGTCACCCGTGAGCAGCTCAATACCCACTTGCGCGATGTCGGCCTGTTCTTCTCGGTCGATCCCGGCGCCCCGGCGACGATCGGCGGCATGGCGGCGACCCGCGCGTCCGGCACCAATGCCGTGCGCTACGGCACCATCCGCGACGTGGTGCTGTCCCTGGTGGCGGTCATGGCGGACGGGCGGGTGGTGCGCACCGGCGGCCGGGCCCGCAAATCCGCCGCCGGCTACGACCTGACCCGCCTGCTGATCGGTTCGGAAGGCACGCTCGGCATCATCACCGAGCTGACCGTCAGGCTGTTCCCGATCCCCGAGAGCATCGCCTCGGCGGTGTGCACGTTTCCCAGCGTTCAGGCGGCGGTCGAATGCGTGATCGGGCTGATCCAGCTTGCGGTGCCACTGGCACGGATCGAGTTCCTGGATGCGGCGGCGATCGACGCGGTGAACCGCTATTCCAGCCTCGACAATGCGCTGGCGCCGACCCTGTTCCTGGAGTTCCACGGCAGCGAGGCCGAGGTCGCGGCGCAGGTCGCCACGGTGCGGGATGCCATCGCCAGTCACGGCGCCGGCGAACTGCACTGGGCGACGCGTGCGGAGGATCGGGCCCGGTTGTGGAAGGCTCGGCACGAGGCGCTTTGGGCGGTGAACGCGACACGGCCGGGAAGCCGGAGCTGGACCACCGACGTGTGCGTGCCGATCTCGCGCCTCGCCGAATGCATCGTCGACACCACTGCCGACATGCAGGAGCTGCCGTTCCGCGGCGCCATCGTCGGCCATGTCGGCGACGGCAACTTCCACTGCCTGCTGCCGCTCGACCCGACCTCGGATGCCGAACTCGAGGCGGCGGCCCGGTTCAACGACCGGCTGGTCCGGCGCGCCCTGGCGATGGAGGGGACCTGCACCGGCGAGCACGGGATCGGCCATGGCAAGCTCGGCTTCATGGCGCTGGAACATGGCGAGGGGCTGGCCGTGATGCGCGCGGTCAAGCATGCGCTCGACCCGGACGGCATCCTCAACCCGGGCAAGGTGCTGCCTGCGGGATAG
- the dapF gene encoding diaminopimelate epimerase, translated as MQVAFNKMHGAGNDFIVLDERAGSLGLTPAMIARLADRHTGIGCDQLVLIAAPDHGSDDVRVRFFNPDGSESGACGNATRCVASLLAGQGAGPDFRIRTDGGLLAARVLEDGLIEVDMGRPGLDWRDIPLAREADTLHLPLLHDPAGCSMGNPHATFFDHPADPAAVGPLLEAAPLFAERANIGFARILSRERISLRVWERGTGLTLACGSGACAAVVNAVRRGVTERRVAVEMEGGVLGIEWTGDGRILMTGPAVISFTGLVELDDYR; from the coding sequence ATGCAAGTCGCTTTCAACAAGATGCACGGCGCCGGGAACGATTTCATCGTGCTGGACGAGCGCGCCGGGTCGCTCGGACTGACGCCGGCGATGATCGCCCGGCTTGCCGACCGGCATACCGGGATCGGCTGCGACCAGCTCGTCCTGATCGCCGCACCCGACCATGGCTCGGACGACGTCCGGGTGCGGTTCTTCAACCCCGACGGCAGCGAGTCCGGCGCCTGCGGCAACGCCACCCGCTGCGTGGCGTCGTTGCTGGCCGGGCAGGGCGCCGGACCGGACTTTCGCATCCGAACCGATGGCGGCCTGCTCGCGGCCCGCGTTCTCGAGGACGGGCTGATCGAGGTCGATATGGGCCGGCCGGGCCTGGACTGGCGCGACATCCCGCTGGCACGCGAGGCCGACACGCTGCACCTGCCGCTCCTCCACGACCCGGCCGGCTGCTCGATGGGCAACCCGCACGCCACTTTCTTCGACCACCCGGCCGACCCGGCGGCAGTGGGCCCGCTGCTGGAGGCCGCCCCGCTGTTCGCCGAGCGTGCCAATATCGGCTTCGCCCGCATCCTGTCGCGCGAGCGCATCAGCCTGCGGGTCTGGGAACGCGGCACCGGCCTGACCCTGGCCTGCGGATCAGGCGCCTGCGCCGCCGTGGTCAACGCCGTGCGTCGCGGCGTGACCGAGCGCCGTGTCGCCGTCGAGATGGAGGGCGGTGTGCTCGGCATCGAATGGACCGGGGATGGACGCATCCTGATGACCGGGCCGGCGGTGATCTCCTTCACCGGACTGGTCGAGCTGGACGATTACCGATGA